DNA sequence from the Manduca sexta isolate Smith_Timp_Sample1 unplaced genomic scaffold, JHU_Msex_v1.0 HiC_scaffold_2773, whole genome shotgun sequence genome:
ACATAGGCTACATTatattcagaaaaatatgtagtgGGGCTCCTATCCCGGAAATTATTTCACACAGGTTAAGCTGtaagctattaaaatatataatgaacaGTAATTACTTTATCTGTTCTTCTCTCATTTCATTTATAAGAGCTTCTGATTTTGATCTAGTTTTACAAGCCATGGCTAATACACCATATGTCATGATATTTACATGCAATctcttttttttgttaagaCGGTAGCGGCTTTCCCGGTATTTGGCttcctttttaataatttcttttacatcctgaaataaataataatatgctttatGTCAATAATGCGTATTTATAGTATATTGGAAAATTACAAAAGAACTTACAAAAGCTGCTTCATAGTCAGATCTCAAACATCTCttcttaattaacatattataaaaatctatatcagCATTAATTTCTAGCTTTTTCATTGTTTCCAGCAATTTGTTTTCAGCTTCAACTGTTTCTTCTAGCAATGGCAACATCTgtgttaatgtttttatgtcTGGTTTAACAAAACAAGCATTCATTTCCTCTAAGAAATCCTCTTGGCCTCCAACAATAGCAAATTTTTCTTGCAAAGTGTGGACTTCTTGCAAATTCAAAACTTGGtccatttttaatgttttagataGTAGATTAGGTACAAATCTTTCATTTATATTAGCTTTATCTATTCTGTTTACTATTTGCATTTGTATTTCATGTTGACCGTTGTAGGGTACTACTTTTTTGTTCTCTACTAAGCCCACATCATCCTGAATTTCAATGGGAGGTGTTTTAGCAACCAACAGTTGAGTATCAATAGCTGTTGTATCTTGATTTACAGATTcaatttgcaatatattttttttgtcatctattgtaatttgttcttGTATTATTCCTATTAGCTCTTCAATATTTGCCTTATTGCCTAATTGGCAATCTTTaacacatttcaatattaaattaaatgaataaatgtttGGCTTTTCTCTTGACCTCAGCATTTTTCTCCATACAATTAATGCATGTCTCAAACCATTTTCTTTGTCAGAAATACAAGCTTGCAGCAAGTGATTGAATGTGTGCactctaatttttatttttgcaatcaTTTCATCTACAATTTTAAATGCAGTAGTTAAGTCTCCACATCGGCCAAATGCTTTAATCATGGCATTGTAATTAGTCAAATTTGGATCAACACCTTTTTCAATCATGAGTTCTCTCAaatgttttgcattttttaatcCATCTGCTGCCCAGGGGCTGTTGCTGCAAGCATGAAATAAACATGTGTATGTGTCACCAGTGGGTTTAAGACCACGTCTcttcatttcattaaataatttaaatgctttCTTAGTATATCCCACATCA
Encoded proteins:
- the LOC119192420 gene encoding LOW QUALITY PROTEIN: pentatricopeptide repeat-containing protein 1, mitochondrial-like (The sequence of the model RefSeq protein was modified relative to this genomic sequence to represent the inferred CDS: deleted 1 base in 1 codon) produces the protein MAFRCVKLLRTIGSINAIRHNSLSTTVTIPTNIKTLKPKEFKTEENLVFLEDPDTFGTLSRFSNHKNIPQDEGDEKESDFLENVPLKSQKLTIKQYADIIKQYVKLKRLKEAIDVLEVRMLQVDRVKPENYIYNILIGACADVGYTKKAFKLFNEMKRRGLKPTGDTYTCLFHACSNSPWAADGLKNAKHLRELMIEKGVDPNLTNYNAMIKAFGRCGDLTTAFKIVDEMIAKIKIRVHTFNHLLQACISDKENGLRHALIVWRKMLRSREKPNIYSFNLILKCVKDCQLGNKANIEELIGIIQEQITIDDKKNILQIESVNQDTTAIDTQLLVAKTPPIEIQDDVGLVENKKVVPYNGQHEIQMQIVNRIDKANINERFVPNLLSKTLKMDQVLNLQEVHTLQEKFAIVGGQEDFLEEMNACFVKPDIKTLTQMLPLLEETVEAENKLLETMKKLEINADIDFYNMLIKKRCLRSDYEAAFDVKEIIKKEAKYRESRYRLNKKKRLHVNIMTYGVLAMACKTRSKSEALINEMREEQIKINIQILGTLLRQGTAHVDIDYVLYIMDVVREEKIPLNNIFLKHLEDFNEKCANIIKKQTFQKNSKSGGFEKAYKKYSKAYTKWLKEMDVEKALEPEHPWQQFREESVETVQRQNIKIVEPKKFYKRNRKYVPYAPKL